A single window of Candoia aspera isolate rCanAsp1 chromosome 3, rCanAsp1.hap2, whole genome shotgun sequence DNA harbors:
- the LOC134494577 gene encoding polymeric immunoglobulin receptor-like, which produces MRLIIFILFTVMHVSITLYGPSLLISHTGGSVTIKCYYVTTSVNKHDRKFLCKESPYKSCQTIISSNAFIHQDYKGRVSMYNNPQKGILQVTMSQLKRTDSSNYRCGLGNINDGLYVRVNLTILEGLDLPKSPQIVWGKLKGSVELQCLSETPRLEILCKMIRTGCFPIVDKRKSKSRQHSHRIVMTSGNSSGPFNVIINELERKDSGIYMCGTRKLGKNASTRTIQLQVVEESVFSNILSDAQTTCELQTVNTSSYWQVTSTDEVNKESTLITPTAGRSTAARLNRSEGSI; this is translated from the exons ATGAGGCTGATCATCTTTATTTTGTTCACTGTGATGCATG TTTCAATCACATTATACGGACCAAGTCTACTGATAAGTCATACGGGTGGATCAGTGACAATCAAATGCTATTATGTAACCACCTCAGTGAATAAGCATGACAGAAAATTTTTGTGCAAGGAATCGCCATATAAAAGCTGTCAAACCATCATTTCTAGTAATGCTTTCATTCATCAAGATTACAAAGGAAGAGTGTCAATGTACAACAACCCTCAAAAGGGGATTTTGCAAGTGACAATGAGTCAGCTGAAAAGGACAGATTCCAGTAATTACAGATGTGGCCTTGGCAACATAAATGATGGTTTATATGTTAGAGTGAATTTAACTATTTTGGAAG GCCTGGATTTGCCCAAATCCCCTCAAATTGTCTGGGGTAAGCTGAAAGGATCGGTGGAACTCCAATGCCTGTCTGAAACTCCCAGGCTGGAAATCTTGTGCAAGATGATCCGTACTGGTTGTTTTCCCATAGTagacaaaagaaaaagcaagagtaGACAGCACAGTCACCGAATTGTGATGACCAGTGGAAATAGCTCAGGACCTTTCAATGTTATTATAAATGAGCTGGAAAGAAAAGACTCTGGAATCTATATGTGCGGGACAAGAAAACTGGGCAAGAATGCAAGCACAAGAACCATACAACTGCAGGTTGTAGAGG aATCTGTTTTCTCTAATATCTTAAGTGATGCCCAAACTACATGTGAATTGCAGACTGTTAATACATCTTCCTACTGGCAGGTGACATCTACAGACGAAGTCAACAAAGAAAG CACACTAATCACCCCCACAGCTGGAAGATCAACAGCAGCCAGATTGAACAG ATCTGAAGGCAGCATTTGA